Proteins encoded within one genomic window of Bradyrhizobium sp. 186:
- the nuoF gene encoding NADH-quinone oxidoreductase subunit NuoF: MLEDKDRIFKNLYGLHDWGLEGARRRGAWDGTKAIIDKGRDWIINEMKASGLRGRGGAGFPTGLKWSFMPKESTDGRPSYLVVNADESEPGTCKDREIMRHDPHLLIEGCLIASCAMNAHACYIYVRGEFIREREHLQAAIDQAYEAKLVGKDNVNGWPFDIYVAHGAGAYICGEETALLESLEGKKGQPRLKPPFPANVGLFGCPTTVNNVESIAVAPDILRRGAAWFAGIGRPNNVGTKLFCISGHVERPCNVEEAMGIPFRELIEKHCGGVRGGWDNLKAVIPGGSSVRMVPAEQIIDTPMDFDSLSKLRSGLGTAAVIVMDKSTDLIRAIARISYFYKHESCGQCTPCREGTGWMWRVLTRMAEGRAHKREIDMLLEVTKQVEGHTICALGDAAAWPIQGLIAHFRHEIEARIDQYSHQSDIDDIGVRDPVNMVAAE; the protein is encoded by the coding sequence ATGCTCGAGGACAAGGACCGCATCTTCAAGAACCTCTACGGCCTCCACGATTGGGGGCTCGAGGGCGCGCGGCGCCGCGGCGCCTGGGATGGCACCAAGGCTATCATCGACAAGGGCCGCGACTGGATCATTAACGAGATGAAGGCCTCCGGCCTGCGCGGCCGCGGCGGCGCCGGCTTCCCGACCGGTCTGAAATGGTCGTTCATGCCGAAGGAATCGACCGACGGCCGGCCGAGTTATCTCGTCGTCAACGCCGACGAGTCCGAGCCCGGCACCTGCAAGGATCGCGAGATCATGCGGCACGATCCGCATCTCCTGATCGAGGGCTGCCTGATCGCGAGCTGCGCGATGAACGCGCATGCCTGCTACATCTATGTCCGCGGCGAGTTCATCCGCGAGCGCGAGCACCTTCAGGCTGCGATCGACCAGGCCTATGAAGCCAAGCTGGTCGGCAAGGACAACGTCAACGGCTGGCCGTTCGACATCTACGTCGCGCACGGCGCCGGCGCCTATATCTGTGGCGAGGAGACCGCGCTGCTCGAAAGCCTCGAAGGCAAGAAGGGCCAGCCGCGCCTGAAGCCGCCGTTCCCGGCCAATGTCGGCCTGTTCGGCTGCCCGACCACCGTCAACAACGTCGAGTCGATCGCAGTTGCGCCGGACATCCTGCGCCGCGGTGCGGCTTGGTTTGCCGGCATCGGCCGCCCGAACAATGTCGGCACCAAGCTGTTCTGCATCTCCGGCCATGTCGAGCGGCCCTGCAACGTCGAAGAGGCCATGGGCATTCCGTTCCGTGAGCTGATCGAGAAGCATTGCGGCGGCGTCCGCGGCGGCTGGGATAACCTCAAGGCCGTGATCCCCGGCGGCTCCTCGGTGCGGATGGTACCGGCCGAGCAGATCATCGACACGCCGATGGATTTCGACAGCTTGAGCAAGCTGCGCTCGGGCCTCGGCACCGCGGCCGTGATCGTGATGGACAAGTCGACCGATTTGATCCGCGCGATCGCCCGCATCTCATATTTCTACAAGCACGAGAGCTGCGGCCAGTGCACGCCGTGCCGCGAGGGCACCGGCTGGATGTGGCGCGTGCTCACCCGCATGGCCGAGGGCCGCGCCCACAAGCGCGAGATCGACATGCTGCTCGAAGTCACCAAGCAGGTCGAAGGCCACACCATCTGCGCGCTCGGCGACGCGGCCGCCTGGCCGATCCAGGGCCTGATCGCGCATTTCCGTCATGAGATCGAAGCGCGCATCGACCAGTATTCGCACCAGTCCGACATCGACGATATCGGCGTCCGCGATCCCGTGAACATGGTCGCGGCGGAGTAG
- the nuoE gene encoding NADH-quinone oxidoreductase subunit NuoE has translation MSVRRLAPKEVQPASFAFTDENLAFAKQQIAKYPAGRQASAVIAILWRAQEQHDGWVSEAAIRAIADMLDMPYIRVLEVATFYTMFQLAPVGKKAHVQVCGTTPCRLRGAEDLIHVCEHRIHHEPFHLSKDGNFSWEEVECLGACVNAPMVLIGKDTYEDLTKESFGKVLDGFASGNPPKPGPQNGRQFSAPINGPTTLKETT, from the coding sequence ATGTCCGTTCGCCGATTAGCACCGAAGGAAGTCCAGCCCGCGAGCTTTGCGTTCACGGACGAGAACCTTGCGTTCGCGAAGCAGCAGATCGCGAAATACCCGGCCGGACGTCAGGCCTCTGCGGTCATCGCGATCCTGTGGCGGGCGCAGGAACAGCACGACGGCTGGGTGTCGGAAGCCGCGATCCGCGCCATCGCCGACATGCTCGACATGCCCTATATCCGCGTGCTGGAAGTTGCGACCTTCTACACGATGTTCCAGCTCGCCCCCGTCGGCAAGAAGGCCCACGTCCAGGTCTGCGGCACCACGCCGTGCCGCCTGCGCGGAGCCGAAGACCTGATCCATGTCTGCGAGCACCGGATCCATCACGAGCCCTTCCACCTCTCCAAGGACGGCAATTTCAGCTGGGAAGAGGTGGAGTGCCTGGGCGCCTGCGTGAACGCGCCGATGGTGCTGATCGGCAAGGACACCTATGAGGACCTGACCAAGGAAAGCTTTGGCAAGGTGCTCGATGGCTTCGCCTCCGGCAATCCGCCAAAACCCGGTCCGCAGAACGGCCGCCAGTTCTCGGCGCCGATCAACGGACCGACCACGCTGAAGGAGACCACCTGA
- a CDS encoding FkbM family methyltransferase, whose amino-acid sequence MAQAPIQFDRASGALEGANLWERTAALALVTGSKISSHFSHMGYIACANLLRKTLPERNIAIKLNPDAVFEFPYGDGYWSKLLNRSYNYEDELELLFADSIDVDYTLLDCGANYGYWSVLVSSKPFGAHKAIAIEPSGQNYPKLANNARVNGNRFETMKCAIGAARGTARLSGTKHEAFSIAGDISTGGEEVPVIALDNLIDDGKVSASGKYLIKLDVEGVEIEAIKGGARLLEADSVIMCEEHGSDRSHAVSRYILEHTPLKLIVFDPRSNRMETVTELSILDRIKVSTHVGYNVFGTASAFWQDRINVLNAKNLNAKNLNAKTARRMQ is encoded by the coding sequence CCAACCTGTGGGAGCGGACGGCTGCGCTGGCGCTGGTGACGGGATCGAAGATCTCGTCGCACTTCTCGCATATGGGCTACATCGCCTGCGCGAACCTGCTGCGGAAAACGCTGCCTGAGCGCAACATCGCGATCAAGCTCAACCCCGACGCCGTGTTCGAATTTCCCTATGGCGACGGTTATTGGAGCAAGCTGCTCAACCGCTCCTACAATTACGAAGACGAGCTGGAGCTACTGTTCGCCGACTCCATCGACGTCGACTACACGCTGCTCGATTGCGGCGCCAATTACGGCTACTGGTCGGTGCTGGTCTCGAGCAAGCCGTTCGGCGCCCACAAGGCGATCGCGATCGAGCCGTCGGGGCAAAATTACCCGAAGCTCGCCAACAACGCGCGCGTCAACGGCAACCGCTTCGAGACCATGAAATGCGCGATCGGCGCGGCCCGCGGCACCGCGCGGCTGTCCGGCACCAAGCACGAGGCCTTCAGCATCGCCGGCGATATTTCGACCGGCGGTGAAGAGGTTCCGGTCATTGCGCTCGACAACCTCATCGACGACGGCAAGGTGTCAGCCAGCGGCAAATATCTGATCAAGCTCGACGTCGAAGGCGTCGAGATCGAGGCGATCAAGGGCGGCGCCCGGCTGCTCGAGGCCGACAGCGTCATCATGTGCGAGGAGCACGGCAGCGACCGCAGCCACGCTGTGTCGCGCTACATCCTCGAACACACCCCGCTGAAGCTGATCGTGTTCGATCCGCGCAGCAACCGGATGGAGACCGTGACCGAGCTGTCGATCCTCGATCGCATCAAGGTCTCGACCCACGTCGGCTACAACGTTTTCGGCACCGCAAGCGCATTCTGGCAGGACAGGATCAATGTCCTGAATGCCAAGAACCTGAATGCCAAGAACCTGAATGCCAAGACCGCGCGCCGCATGCAGTGA